In Rattus rattus isolate New Zealand chromosome 9, Rrattus_CSIRO_v1, whole genome shotgun sequence, a genomic segment contains:
- the Trappc1 gene encoding trafficking protein particle complex subunit 1, which yields MTVHNLYLFDRNGVCLHYSEWHRKKQAGIPKEEEYKLMYGMLFSIRSFVSKMSPLDMKDGFLSFQTSRYKLHYYETPTGIKVVMNTDLGVGPIRDVLHHIYSALYVEFVVKNPLCPLGQIVQSELFRSRLDSYVRSLPFFSARAG from the exons ATGACTGTCCACAATCTGTATCTTTTTGACCGGAATGGAGTGTGTCTACACTACAGCGAATGGCACCGCAAGAAGCAAGCAGGGATCCCTAAGGAAGAG GAGTACAAGCTGATGTATGGGATGCTCTTCTCCATTCGTTCGTTTGTCAGCAAGATGTCCCCGCTAGACAT GAAGGATGGCTTTCTATCTTTCCAAACTAGCCGTTACAAACTCCATTACTACGAGACTCCCACTGGAATCAAGGTTGTCATGAATACTGACTTGGGCGTGGGCCCTATCCGAGATGTTCTACACCATATCTACAGTGCG CTGTATGTGGAGTTTGTTGTGAAGAATCCTCTGTGCCCGCTGGGACAAATTGTGCAAAGTGAACTCTTCCGATCCCGGCTAGACTCCTATGTCCGATCTTTGCCCTTCTTCTCTGCCAGAGCTGGCTGA
- the Kcnab3 gene encoding voltage-gated potassium channel subunit beta-3: protein MQVSIACTEQNLRSRSSEDRLCGPRPGPGGGNGGPVGGGHGNPPGGGGLGSKSRTAVVPRPPAPAGALRESTGRGTGMKYRNLGKSGLRVSCLGLGTWVTFGSQISDEIAEDLLTVAYEHGVNLFDTAEVYAAGKAERTLGNILKSKGWRRSSYVITTKIFWGGQAETERGLSRKHIIEGLQGSLDRLQLEYVDIVFANRSDPSSPMEEIVRAMTYVINQGLALYWGTSRWSAAEIMEAYSMARQFNLIPPVCEQAENHFFQREKVEMQLPELYHKIGVGSVTWSPLACGLITSKYDGQVPDACKATVKGYQWLKEKVQSEDGKKQQARVTDLLPIAHQLGCTVAQLAIAWCLRSEGVSSVLLGVSSAEQLMEHLGSLQVLGQLTPQTVMEIDALLGNKSHSKK from the exons ATGCAGGTGTCTATCGCGTGTACCGAGCAGAACCTTCGCAGCCGGAGCAGTGAGGACCGTCTCTGTGGACCCCGGCCGGGTCCTGGGGGCGGTAATGGAGGGCCAGTGGGCGGAGGGCATGGGAACCCTCCGGGGGGTGGAGGATTGGGCTCCAAGTCACGGACTGCAGTGGTCCCCCGACCCCCAGCACCTGCTGGGGCCCTTCGAGAGAGCACCGGCCGAGGCACTGGCATGAAATACAG GAACCTAGGAAAGTCTGGACTCCGGGTGTCCTGTCTTGGCCTCG GAACCTGGGTCACATTTGGCTCTCAGATCTCAGATGAG ATAGCAGAAGATCTCCTGACAGTAGCCTATGAGCACGGTGTAAACCTGTTTGACACCGCTGAAGTGTACGCAGCAGGAAA GGCTGAAAGAACCCTAGGCAACATCCTCAAGAGCAAAGGTTGGAG GAGATCAAGCTATGTTATCACCACCAAGATTTTTTGGGGAGGACA GGCAGAAACTGAGCGCGGCTTGAGTCGCAAACACATCATTGAAG gcttGCAAGGATCCCTGGACCGCCTCCAACTGGAATATGTTGACATAGTATTTGCCAATCGTTCAGACCCCAGCAGTCCTATGGAGG AGATTGTAAGAGCCATGACCTATGTCATCAACCAGGGCCTGGCCCTATACTGGGGGACATCCAGGTGGAGTGCTGCAGAAATCATG GAGGCCTACTCCATGGCCAGACAGTTCAATCTGATCCCTCCTGTGTGTGAACAAGCGGAGAACCACTTCTTTCAGAGGGAGAAGGTGGAGATGCAGCTGCCTGAGCTCTACCACAAAATTG GTGTTGGCTCAGTCACTTGGTCTCCCCTGGCGTGCGGCCTCATTACTAGCAAGTACGATGGGCAAGTTCCAGATGCTTGCAAGGCCACTGTCAAG GGCTACCAGTGGCTCAAAGAAAAAGTGCAAAGTGAGGATGGCAAGAAGCAACAAGCCAGAGTGACGGACCTTCTCCCCATCGCTCACCAGCTAGGCTGCACCGTGGCCCAACTTGCTATAG CCTGGTGTCTCCGAAGCGAGGGTGTCAGCTCAGTTTTACTGGGGGTGTCCAGTGCAGAGCAGCTGATGGAACATCTGGGCTCCCTACAG GTGCTGGGTCAGCTGACGCCGCAAACGGTGATGGAAATAGATGCGCTCTTGGGGAACAAATCGCATTCCAAGAAATAG
- the Rnf227 gene encoding RING finger protein 227, translating to MQLLMRVPSLPELGELDCNICFRPYNLGARAPRRLPGTARARCGHTLCTACLRELAARGDGSRTAARVVRLRRVVTCPFCRAPSPLPRGGITEIALDPDLWSRLEEEAQAECEGDPMGSPAKESGEDGEDDDGEQESEMGAGPSSAGWRALRRILDRVLAPARRLRRPLPSNVLYCPEVKDIAHMTRCTL from the exons ATGCAGCTCCTGATGAGAGTGCCCTCTCTTCCGGAGCTGGGTGAGCTGGACTGCAACATCTGCTTCCGACCCTACAACCTCGGGGCCCGCGCTCCCCGCCGCCTGCCTGGCACGGCGCGCGCCCGCTGCGGCCACACGTTGTGCACCGCTTGCCTGCGCGAGCTGGCGGCGCGGGGAGACGGCAGCCGCACGGCCGCGCGTGTGGTGCGCCTGCGCCGTGTTGTCACGTGCCCGTTCTGCCGCGCGCCTTCCCCGCTCCCGCGCGGCGGCATCACGGAGATCGCGCTAGATCCTGACTTGTGGTCACGGCTAGAGGAAGAAGCCCAGGCTGAGTGTGAAGGAGACCCGATGGGGAGCCCGGCCAAAGAAAGcggagaggatggagaggacgACGACGGGGAACAGGAGAGCGAGATGGGGGCGGGACCTTCAAGTGCGGGTTGGCGCGCGCTTCGCCGAATTTTGGACAGGGTCCTGGCGCCGGCGCGCCGCTTGCGGCGTCCGTTGCCTAGCAATG tgCTCTACTGTCCAGAGGTCAAGGACATTGCCCACATGACGCGTTGTACGCTGTGA